Proteins encoded together in one Pseudomonas arsenicoxydans window:
- a CDS encoding Lrp/AsnC family transcriptional regulator — protein MHSELDGYDRKILALLQEDASLSSAQIAEQVGLSQSPCWRRIQRMKEEGIIRGQVTLLDRKKIGLNTQIFAEIKLNAHGRSNFTEFTEAIRGFPEVLECYVLMGSVDFLLRIVTADIEAYERFFFEKLSMVPGIQEVNSIVALSEIKSTTSLPV, from the coding sequence ATGCACAGTGAGCTGGATGGCTACGACCGCAAGATTCTGGCGTTGCTGCAGGAGGACGCCTCGCTCTCCAGTGCACAGATCGCCGAACAGGTGGGGCTCTCGCAGTCGCCGTGCTGGCGGCGGATTCAGCGCATGAAAGAGGAGGGCATCATTCGCGGTCAGGTGACGCTGCTTGATCGCAAGAAGATCGGGCTTAACACGCAGATTTTTGCCGAGATCAAACTCAACGCGCACGGGCGTTCGAACTTCACTGAGTTCACCGAAGCGATTCGCGGTTTTCCCGAAGTGCTGGAGTGTTACGTGCTGATGGGGTCGGTGGATTTCTTGCTGCGGATCGTGACGGCGGACATCGAGGCGTATGAGCGCTTCTTCTTCGAGAAGCTGTCGATGGTGCCGGGGATACAGGAGGTGAACTCGATTGTGGCGTTGTCGGAGATCAAGTCGACGACGAGTTTGCCGGTCTGA
- a CDS encoding CYTH domain-containing protein, whose product MQKETEIKLRVSRETLAALREHPLLKKRNKSGWERRELMNQYFDTPERDLARAKVALRLRKDGEEVIQTLKTRGQSVAGLSERNEYDWNLPKAKLDVKKLDGECWPEELAELDKKTLKPIFTTDFVRERAEIAWGRGKTKVVIEAALDLGHVVVGKQKEEICELELELREGEPAALLELAAELAATLALMPCDISKAERGYRLYDANSYSLSLPAPQIAAETPLDDAFAALAWHLLSSSQRLAEQYRFNGHWRLLLDWVENLAELRALLSSLGQAAPRQSTHDLRVALDALLEDWRPLVQAGIDDEDVRKAAPEQFLEELEDPRWGLFSLNTSRWLLARTWAADRNVRGNRQGAAQLGSWLPRLLGEEATSLQLQRYQQQPEDLAEQLPRIERIQAWLHHARNVLDIPEMDRLYGELKLLAQLANEPITDESLDARKQQAIAVYQNRAWKMLLRM is encoded by the coding sequence ATGCAGAAAGAAACCGAAATCAAACTCCGCGTCAGCCGCGAAACCCTCGCCGCCCTGCGCGAGCACCCGCTCCTGAAAAAACGCAACAAAAGTGGCTGGGAACGCCGTGAGTTGATGAACCAATACTTCGACACGCCTGAGCGCGACCTGGCCCGCGCCAAGGTTGCCCTGCGCCTGCGCAAGGATGGCGAAGAAGTGATTCAAACGCTCAAGACCCGCGGCCAGAGCGTCGCCGGTCTGTCCGAGCGTAACGAATACGACTGGAACCTGCCCAAAGCCAAGCTCGACGTGAAAAAACTCGACGGCGAATGCTGGCCCGAAGAATTGGCCGAGCTGGACAAGAAAACCCTGAAGCCGATTTTCACCACCGACTTCGTGCGCGAACGCGCCGAAATCGCCTGGGGCCGCGGCAAGACCAAAGTGGTTATCGAAGCCGCGCTGGACCTCGGCCACGTGGTGGTGGGCAAGCAGAAAGAAGAAATCTGCGAGCTGGAACTGGAACTGCGTGAAGGCGAACCGGCCGCGTTGCTGGAACTGGCCGCCGAACTGGCTGCGACCCTGGCCCTGATGCCGTGTGACATCAGCAAGGCCGAGCGTGGTTACCGCTTGTACGACGCCAACAGCTACTCGCTGAGCCTGCCCGCGCCGCAGATTGCTGCCGAAACCCCGCTGGACGATGCCTTCGCTGCGCTGGCCTGGCACTTGCTGAGCAGCAGCCAGCGTCTGGCCGAACAGTATCGTTTCAATGGCCATTGGCGCCTGTTGCTGGACTGGGTCGAAAACCTGGCTGAGTTGCGCGCACTGTTGAGCAGCCTGGGCCAGGCCGCACCACGTCAGTCGACTCACGATCTGCGCGTCGCGCTGGATGCCTTGCTCGAAGACTGGCGTCCATTGGTGCAAGCCGGTATCGACGACGAAGACGTGCGCAAAGCCGCGCCGGAGCAGTTTCTTGAGGAACTCGAAGACCCGCGCTGGGGCTTGTTCTCGCTGAACACCTCGCGCTGGTTGCTGGCCCGCACCTGGGCAGCCGACCGTAACGTGCGTGGCAATCGCCAGGGCGCTGCGCAACTGGGCAGCTGGCTGCCGCGCCTGCTGGGTGAAGAAGCCACATCCCTGCAGTTGCAGCGTTATCAGCAGCAGCCGGAAGACCTGGCTGAGCAATTGCCGCGCATCGAGCGCATCCAGGCCTGGCTGCATCACGCCCGTAACGTGCTGGACATCCCGGAAATGGATCGCCTGTACGGTGAGCTGAAGCTGTTGGCGCAACTGGCCAACGAGCCGATCACCGATGAATCGCTGGATGCGCGCAAGCAGCAGGCGATTGCGGTGTATCAGAATCGCGCATGGAAGATGCTGCTGCGCATGTAA
- the argE gene encoding acetylornithine deacetylase yields the protein MPLPSMKDQFAALIAAPSVSCTQPSLDQTNRPVIDLLAMWLGDLGFACDIQQVSPGKFNLLASFGSGPGGLVLAGHSDTVPFDGALWQTDPLKLTEVDGRWVGLGSCDMKGFFALAIEAVIPLLDQPFKQPLLILATCDEESSMSGARALAEAGRPLGRAAVIGEPTGLKPIRMHKGIMMERIDILGQSGHSSDPRLGHSALEAMHDAIGELRGLRLLWQREFRNPQFGVPTPTLNLGCVHGGDNPNRICGQCSLEFDLRPLPGMDPKALRAEILQRLKPVAERHQVKIDYAPLFPEVPPFEQAEDAELVRVAEKLTGHRAEAVAFGTEAPYLQRLGCETLVLGPGDIACAHQPGEYLEMSRLQPTVHLLRSLIEHYCLTPAKTPVS from the coding sequence ATGCCTTTGCCGTCCATGAAAGATCAGTTCGCTGCGCTGATCGCCGCACCGTCCGTCAGCTGTACACAGCCCAGCCTCGATCAGACCAACCGTCCTGTGATCGATTTGCTGGCGATGTGGCTTGGCGACCTGGGTTTTGCCTGCGACATCCAGCAGGTCAGCCCCGGCAAATTCAACTTGCTGGCCAGTTTCGGTTCCGGCCCCGGCGGCCTGGTGCTGGCGGGCCACAGTGACACCGTGCCTTTTGATGGCGCCCTGTGGCAGACCGATCCGCTGAAGTTGACCGAAGTCGATGGCCGATGGGTCGGATTGGGCAGTTGCGACATGAAGGGCTTTTTTGCCCTGGCCATTGAAGCCGTCATTCCGCTGCTCGACCAGCCGTTCAAGCAGCCACTGCTGATCCTCGCCACTTGCGATGAGGAAAGCTCAATGTCCGGTGCCCGCGCGTTGGCCGAAGCCGGGCGTCCGTTGGGGCGCGCAGCGGTGATTGGCGAGCCGACCGGGCTCAAGCCGATCCGCATGCACAAAGGCATCATGATGGAGCGCATCGACATCCTCGGGCAGAGCGGCCATTCCTCGGACCCGCGACTGGGTCACAGCGCCCTCGAAGCCATGCACGATGCCATCGGCGAACTGCGTGGCCTGCGCCTGTTGTGGCAGCGCGAATTCCGCAATCCACAGTTCGGGGTGCCAACGCCGACCCTGAATCTTGGCTGCGTCCATGGCGGCGACAATCCCAACCGGATCTGCGGCCAGTGCTCGCTGGAGTTCGACCTGCGGCCGTTGCCGGGCATGGACCCCAAAGCGTTACGGGCGGAGATTCTGCAGCGGCTCAAGCCGGTTGCCGAGCGCCATCAGGTGAAGATCGACTACGCGCCGCTGTTCCCCGAAGTGCCGCCGTTCGAGCAGGCCGAGGACGCCGAATTGGTCCGGGTCGCGGAAAAGCTCACCGGCCATCGAGCCGAAGCAGTAGCGTTCGGCACCGAAGCGCCTTATCTTCAGCGCCTTGGCTGTGAAACGCTGGTGCTGGGCCCGGGTGATATCGCTTGTGCGCACCAACCGGGGGAATACCTCGAAATGTCACGTTTGCAGCCTACCGTGCATCTATTACGTTCATTGATTGAACATTACTGTCTGACACCGGCCAAAACGCCTGTGAGTTAG
- the argA gene encoding amino-acid N-acetyltransferase: protein MPEYVNWLRHASPYINAHRDCTFVVMLPGDGVEHPNFGNIVHDLVLLHSLGVRLVLVHGSRPQIETRLAARGLIPHYHHGMRITDAATLECVIDAVGQLRIAIEARLSMDMASSPMQGSRLRVASGNLVTARPIGVLEGVDYHHTGEVRRVDRKGINRLLDERSIVLLSPLGYSPTGEIFNLACEDVATRAAIDLGADKLLLFGADLGLIDENGRLVRELRPQQVPAHLQRLGSNYQAELLDAAAEACRGGVARSHIVSYAEDGALLTELFTRDGGGTLVAQEQFEVVREAAIEDVGGLLDLISPLEEQGILVRRSREVLEREIEQFSVVEREGMIIACAALYQIADSDAGELACLAVNPEYRHGGRGDELLERIETRARAQGLKTLFVLTTRTAHWFRERGFEPSSVERLPSARASLYNYQRNSKIFEKAL, encoded by the coding sequence ATGCCCGAATACGTTAATTGGCTTCGCCACGCTTCGCCTTACATCAATGCCCACCGGGATTGCACCTTCGTCGTCATGCTGCCCGGCGACGGCGTCGAGCACCCCAACTTCGGCAACATCGTCCACGACCTGGTGTTGCTGCACAGCCTGGGTGTGCGACTGGTGCTGGTTCACGGTTCCCGCCCGCAAATCGAAACTCGTCTTGCCGCACGCGGCCTGATCCCGCATTACCACCACGGCATGCGCATCACCGATGCCGCAACGCTTGAGTGCGTGATCGATGCGGTGGGCCAACTGCGCATCGCCATCGAAGCGCGACTGTCGATGGACATGGCCTCGTCCCCAATGCAGGGCTCGCGTCTGCGGGTGGCCAGCGGCAACCTAGTGACCGCACGGCCGATCGGTGTGCTTGAAGGCGTCGATTATCATCACACCGGCGAAGTGCGTCGGGTCGACCGCAAGGGTATCAATCGTCTGCTGGACGAGCGCTCCATCGTGCTGCTGTCGCCGTTGGGCTACTCGCCGACCGGTGAGATCTTCAATCTGGCGTGTGAAGACGTCGCCACCCGCGCGGCTATCGATCTGGGGGCCGATAAATTGCTGCTGTTCGGCGCTGACTTGGGGCTGATCGATGAAAACGGTCGTCTGGTTCGCGAACTGCGCCCACAACAGGTGCCAGCGCATTTGCAGCGCTTGGGCAGCAACTATCAGGCTGAACTGCTGGATGCCGCGGCAGAGGCTTGCCGGGGCGGCGTGGCGCGCAGCCATATCGTCAGCTACGCCGAAGACGGCGCGCTGCTGACCGAACTGTTCACCCGCGACGGTGGCGGTACGCTGGTCGCCCAGGAGCAATTCGAGGTTGTTCGCGAAGCGGCGATCGAAGACGTCGGCGGTTTGCTGGACTTGATCAGTCCGCTTGAGGAGCAGGGCATTCTGGTGCGTCGTTCTCGCGAGGTCCTTGAGCGTGAGATCGAACAGTTCAGCGTGGTTGAGCGCGAAGGCATGATCATCGCGTGTGCGGCGCTGTATCAGATTGCCGATTCGGATGCCGGGGAGTTGGCCTGCCTGGCGGTGAACCCGGAGTATCGCCATGGCGGTCGCGGTGACGAGCTACTGGAACGCATAGAAACCCGTGCCCGGGCCCAGGGGTTGAAAACCTTGTTCGTGTTGACGACCCGCACCGCTCACTGGTTCCGCGAGCGTGGTTTCGAGCCAAGCAGCGTCGAGCGCCTGCCGTCGGCGCGGGCCTCGCTGTACAACTATCAGCGTAATTCGAAGATCTTCGAAAAGGCTTTGTAA
- the tauA gene encoding taurine ABC transporter substrate-binding protein yields the protein MTTKRALSSLIVTVYVLLVVSSNAHAQNLTVGYQTGIDPSKVAQADGTYEQTIGQKIDWRRFNSGPEVVTAIASGDVQIGNLGSSPLAAAASRNLPIVAFIVSAQINAAEALVVRNGSGIEKPQDLIGKTIATPFVSTSHYSLLGALKHWGLDASKVKVVNLQPAEIAAAWKRGDIDGAFVWSPALGEIRKTGKTLTDAAQVGQWGAPTFEVWVARKDYAEKHPDVVAKFAKVTLDSFADYAAHKDSWTADSVPVQKIAKLTGANAADVPELLAGSAFPDAKAQQTSALLDGGTAKAIGETAKFLKEQGKVETVLPDYSAYVSAKFVTE from the coding sequence ATGACGACCAAACGCGCACTATCCAGCTTAATTGTTACAGTTTATGTATTGCTAGTAGTTTCTTCGAACGCTCACGCGCAGAACCTCACCGTCGGCTATCAAACCGGCATCGACCCCAGCAAAGTCGCCCAGGCTGACGGCACTTACGAGCAAACCATAGGCCAGAAAATCGACTGGCGCCGGTTTAATAGCGGTCCTGAAGTGGTCACGGCGATTGCTTCGGGTGACGTCCAGATCGGCAACCTCGGTTCTAGCCCTCTGGCAGCAGCCGCTTCGCGCAATCTGCCGATCGTGGCGTTTATCGTTTCCGCCCAGATCAACGCGGCGGAAGCACTGGTGGTGCGCAACGGCAGCGGCATCGAGAAACCGCAAGATCTGATCGGCAAAACCATCGCCACGCCATTCGTTTCAACCTCCCACTACAGCTTGCTCGGCGCGCTGAAGCATTGGGGCCTGGATGCCTCGAAAGTTAAAGTGGTGAACCTGCAACCGGCGGAAATCGCGGCGGCGTGGAAGCGTGGCGACATTGATGGCGCGTTTGTCTGGTCGCCGGCATTGGGGGAAATCCGCAAGACAGGCAAGACTTTGACCGACGCAGCACAGGTCGGCCAGTGGGGTGCGCCGACGTTCGAGGTGTGGGTGGCGCGCAAGGATTACGCAGAGAAGCATCCAGACGTTGTGGCCAAGTTCGCCAAGGTCACCCTGGACTCATTCGCCGACTATGCCGCGCATAAAGACAGCTGGACGGCGGACTCGGTACCCGTGCAGAAAATCGCCAAACTGACCGGTGCCAATGCCGCTGATGTGCCGGAGCTGCTGGCCGGCTCCGCGTTCCCGGATGCCAAGGCGCAACAGACCAGCGCGCTACTGGACGGCGGCACGGCCAAGGCCATTGGCGAGACGGCGAAGTTCTTGAAGGAGCAAGGGAAGGTCGAGACGGTGCTGCCGGATTATTCGGCGTATGTCAGCGCGAAGTTCGTCACTGAATAA
- a CDS encoding OprD family outer membrane porin has product MNKSTLALAVAVGVMAQQAGAAGFLEDSKASVSSRTMYYDADVREGASTAANRQRETAEGLKFDYLSGFTQGTVGFGIDAQALVGIHLDGGKGHHPIGNANSFFPSDGNASADEWSRLDGNVKARFSKTEAHLGGGLAPQLPILLSNDSRLLPQTFEGGTITSKEIDNVTFNLGQLEHASGRASSNDTGMAVAGGTQDSNQFRYAGADWKVTKDLLLQYYYANLEDYYKQNFLGLVHVYPIAPNQSFKTDIRYFDSSSDGKNGDAGYRFNNNNGYAKTPGEVDNKTWSAMFTYTLGGNAFLLGHQRVNDDGGFVFLNQGSLVDDKGRQEGAGGASFYSFTDATVGSFIRAGENTTFGQYSYDFASLGVPGLKASIAYLNGQDIKATNGTGKDLSEHETDARIDYVIQTGALKGFGTTLRHGTYRGNTSTLDQDQTRLIFNYTYSFL; this is encoded by the coding sequence ATGAACAAGTCCACCTTGGCCCTGGCCGTGGCAGTAGGGGTTATGGCGCAGCAGGCAGGCGCCGCGGGTTTCCTGGAAGACAGCAAGGCTTCCGTTAGCTCCCGCACCATGTATTACGACGCAGATGTGCGTGAAGGTGCGAGCACAGCTGCTAACAGACAGCGAGAAACCGCTGAGGGGCTCAAGTTCGATTACCTGTCTGGTTTCACCCAAGGTACCGTTGGTTTTGGTATCGACGCCCAGGCGCTCGTGGGTATCCATCTGGATGGTGGCAAGGGTCATCACCCGATTGGTAACGCCAACTCCTTCTTCCCTAGCGATGGCAATGCTTCGGCGGATGAGTGGAGCCGTTTGGATGGCAACGTCAAGGCGCGCTTCTCGAAGACCGAAGCCCACCTGGGTGGGGGACTGGCACCTCAGTTGCCGATCCTGCTATCGAACGACAGCCGTTTGCTGCCGCAGACCTTTGAAGGTGGCACCATCACCTCGAAGGAAATCGACAACGTGACCTTCAACCTGGGTCAACTGGAGCACGCGTCGGGTCGCGCCTCTTCCAACGACACCGGTATGGCGGTGGCTGGCGGTACTCAGGACAGCAACCAGTTCCGTTACGCAGGTGCTGACTGGAAAGTTACCAAAGACCTTCTGTTGCAGTACTACTATGCGAACCTGGAAGACTACTACAAGCAGAACTTCCTCGGCCTGGTGCACGTTTACCCGATCGCGCCTAACCAATCCTTCAAGACCGACATTCGCTATTTCGATAGCAGCTCTGACGGTAAGAACGGCGATGCGGGCTACCGCTTCAACAACAACAACGGTTATGCCAAGACCCCGGGCGAAGTTGATAACAAGACCTGGAGCGCCATGTTCACGTACACCCTGGGCGGTAACGCGTTCCTGCTCGGGCATCAACGTGTCAACGATGACGGCGGCTTCGTTTTCCTGAACCAGGGCAGTCTTGTTGATGACAAAGGTCGTCAAGAAGGTGCTGGCGGCGCGAGCTTCTACTCGTTTACCGACGCCACGGTTGGCAGCTTTATCCGTGCCGGTGAAAACACCACGTTCGGTCAGTACTCCTATGACTTCGCCTCTCTGGGCGTGCCAGGTCTGAAAGCATCCATTGCTTACTTGAATGGCCAGGACATCAAGGCTACCAACGGTACTGGTAAAGACCTGAGTGAGCACGAGACCGACGCGCGTATCGACTACGTGATTCAAACTGGTGCACTTAAAGGGTTTGGTACAACGCTGCGTCACGGTACTTACCGTGGCAACACCAGCACCCTTGATCAAGACCAGACCCGTTTGATCTTCAACTACACCTACAGCTTCCTGTAA
- a CDS encoding OprD family porin — protein MNKSTLALAVAVGVLAQQAGAAGFIEDSKATLGLRNFYINNDNRDSAAGTAANKAAGVQSKNEEWGQGFDLRFISGYTQGTVGFGIDAIGLLGVRLDSGGGTNGATATSYGGTVFPSKSNGEAVDNFSSLGLTAKAKISQTELKLGTLQPKLPVIVTNDGRLLPQTFQGGQITSNEIKDLTLVGGQIEHAKGRNSSNNEELSIAGANSPTATGRDSNKFIYGGGDYKITKDLTAQYYYGKLEDFYKQHFLGLVHNWAIGPGVLKSDLRYFNSSDDGANGHDSAYFSSGNYQSFRAGKGKVDNNLYSGLFLYSVAGHTFGGGYQVSNGSSDFPWLNQGDGSSAYIITDSQIAKFARAGERTWQARYSYDFAKVGLPGATAGIVYLRGDNIDTISSTSTAVAGSGRSEWERDLTLAYVVQQGPLKNLGLMWKNAMWRNDVPGQRDQDENRLIVSYSIPLM, from the coding sequence ATGAACAAGTCCACCTTGGCCCTGGCTGTGGCCGTAGGGGTTTTGGCGCAGCAGGCAGGCGCCGCCGGTTTCATCGAAGACAGCAAGGCTACTTTGGGGCTGCGCAACTTCTACATCAACAACGATAACCGTGACAGCGCTGCCGGCACTGCGGCCAACAAGGCTGCCGGTGTCCAGAGCAAGAACGAAGAATGGGGCCAGGGCTTCGACCTGCGCTTCATCTCCGGCTACACCCAGGGCACCGTCGGCTTCGGTATCGATGCCATCGGCCTGCTGGGCGTACGTCTGGATTCGGGCGGCGGCACCAACGGCGCCACTGCCACTTCTTACGGCGGCACGGTGTTTCCAAGCAAGTCCAACGGCGAAGCGGTTGATAACTTCTCCAGCCTGGGCCTGACCGCCAAAGCCAAGATCTCCCAGACCGAACTGAAGCTGGGCACCTTGCAGCCAAAACTGCCGGTGATCGTGACCAACGATGGTCGTCTGCTGCCGCAAACCTTTCAGGGTGGCCAGATCACCTCGAACGAGATCAAGGACCTGACACTGGTCGGTGGTCAGATCGAGCACGCCAAGGGTCGTAACTCCAGCAACAACGAAGAGTTGTCTATTGCCGGTGCGAACTCTCCTACTGCTACTGGCCGTGACAGCAACAAGTTCATCTATGGCGGCGGTGACTACAAAATCACCAAAGACCTGACTGCTCAGTACTACTACGGCAAGTTGGAAGATTTCTACAAGCAGCACTTCCTGGGTCTGGTTCACAACTGGGCTATCGGCCCGGGCGTGTTGAAGTCTGACTTGCGTTACTTCAACAGCTCCGATGACGGCGCCAACGGTCACGACTCGGCTTACTTCAGCAGCGGTAACTATCAAAGCTTCCGTGCCGGTAAAGGCAAGGTCGACAACAACCTGTACAGCGGCCTGTTCCTGTACTCCGTTGCCGGTCACACCTTCGGTGGCGGTTACCAGGTCAGTAACGGTAGCAGCGACTTTCCTTGGCTGAACCAGGGTGACGGCTCGTCGGCTTACATCATTACCGACTCGCAGATCGCCAAGTTCGCCCGCGCCGGTGAACGTACCTGGCAAGCTCGCTACTCGTATGACTTCGCCAAGGTTGGCCTGCCAGGCGCGACTGCCGGCATCGTCTACCTGCGTGGTGACAATATCGACACCATCAGCAGCACCAGCACCGCTGTGGCCGGCTCCGGCCGTTCCGAGTGGGAACGCGACCTGACCCTGGCCTACGTCGTGCAACAAGGCCCGCTGAAGAACCTGGGCTTGATGTGGAAAAACGCCATGTGGCGCAACGATGTCCCAGGCCAGCGCGACCAGGACGAAAACCGTCTGATCGTCAGCTACTCGATCCCGCTGATGTAA
- a CDS encoding peroxiredoxin: MSLRLGDIAPDFEQDSSAGTIRFHEWLGDSWGVLFSHPADFTPVCTTELGFTAKLKDEFANRGVKAIALSVDPVDSHHKWIEDINETQNTLVNFPILADADRKVSDLYDLIHPNANDTLTVRSLFVIDPSKKVRLTITYPASTGRNFHEILRVIDSLQLTDNYKVATPANWQDGDEVVIVPSLKDEDEINKRFPKGYRAVKPYLRLTPQPNR, from the coding sequence ATGAGTCTCAGACTGGGCGACATTGCCCCCGACTTCGAACAGGATTCCAGCGCCGGCACTATCCGTTTTCACGAATGGCTGGGCGATAGCTGGGGCGTGCTGTTTTCCCATCCGGCGGACTTCACTCCGGTGTGCACCACCGAACTGGGCTTCACTGCAAAGCTCAAGGATGAGTTTGCCAATCGCGGCGTCAAAGCCATTGCCCTGTCCGTGGACCCAGTGGACTCGCACCACAAGTGGATCGAGGACATCAACGAAACCCAGAACACGCTGGTCAATTTCCCGATCCTTGCCGACGCTGATCGCAAGGTCTCGGACCTCTACGACCTGATTCATCCGAATGCCAACGACACCCTGACCGTGCGCTCGCTGTTTGTGATCGACCCGAGCAAAAAGGTTCGGCTGACGATTACCTATCCGGCAAGCACCGGGCGCAACTTTCACGAGATCCTGCGGGTGATTGACTCGCTGCAACTCACCGACAACTACAAGGTGGCCACACCGGCCAACTGGCAGGACGGTGATGAGGTGGTGATCGTGCCGTCGCTCAAGGACGAAGACGAAATCAACAAACGCTTTCCCAAGGGGTATCGCGCGGTGAAGCCGTACCTGCGCCTGACGCCACAACCAAACCGGTAA
- the ssuE gene encoding NADPH-dependent FMN reductase produces MLVVSLGGSPSQRSRSGVLLERSQRWLQEQGVEVVSYQVRDFPAEDLLHARFDSPKVIDLLQQIENADGLLIATPVYKASFSGALKTVLDLLPERALAHKVVLPMATGGSIAHMLAVDYALKPVLSALKAQEMLHGIFAVDSQIAYGEGSAQAQLAPELEQRLNESLELFFSAMARRPKPLDPNLLNERLLSARWSI; encoded by the coding sequence ATGCTGGTCGTCTCACTCGGTGGCAGTCCGAGCCAACGCTCCCGTTCCGGGGTGCTGCTGGAGCGCTCCCAACGCTGGTTGCAGGAGCAAGGTGTGGAAGTGGTGAGTTATCAGGTACGGGACTTCCCGGCCGAAGACTTGCTGCACGCACGCTTCGACAGCCCAAAGGTGATCGACTTGCTGCAACAGATCGAAAACGCGGATGGCCTGCTGATTGCCACGCCGGTTTACAAGGCATCGTTCTCCGGCGCTCTGAAAACCGTGCTGGACCTGCTGCCCGAACGCGCCTTGGCCCACAAGGTGGTTTTGCCAATGGCTACCGGCGGCAGCATCGCCCACATGCTGGCGGTGGATTACGCGCTCAAACCGGTGCTGTCGGCGTTGAAAGCCCAAGAGATGCTGCACGGGATTTTCGCCGTAGACAGCCAGATCGCGTATGGCGAAGGCAGCGCCCAGGCGCAGTTGGCGCCAGAGCTGGAACAACGACTGAATGAATCGCTGGAATTGTTTTTCAGCGCCATGGCCCGACGGCCCAAGCCGCTTGATCCGAACCTGTTGAATGAGCGTTTGTTGAGTGCTCGCTGGAGCATTTGA
- a CDS encoding sulfonate ABC transporter substrate-binding protein, with protein sequence MRTVILRRGLVALFIAAVSFGAITQAQAETLRIGYQKYGTLVLLKAKGTLEKRLAAQGVDVQWTEFPGGPQLLEGLNVGSIDFGVTGETPPVFAQAAGADLLYVAYEPPAPHSEAILVPKDSPIKSVQDLKGKKVVLNKGSNVHYLLVRALEDAGLKYTDIQTVFLPPADARAAFERGSVDAWVIWDPYQAAAEQQLQARTLRDGQGIVDNHQFYLATKPYAQKNPEVIKTLVEEVRAVGEWSKANPEDVTKQVSPLLGLPADITLTSVKRQGYGAVFLTPEVVAAQQKIADSFYQLKLIPKPLSIKDVIWTPSAAVAKAP encoded by the coding sequence ATGCGCACTGTCATTTTGCGTCGTGGTCTGGTCGCTCTGTTTATTGCGGCTGTGTCCTTCGGCGCCATCACTCAAGCTCAAGCCGAGACGCTGCGGATCGGTTATCAGAAATACGGCACCCTGGTGCTGCTCAAAGCCAAAGGCACCCTCGAAAAGCGCCTCGCCGCCCAAGGCGTTGACGTGCAATGGACTGAATTCCCCGGAGGCCCGCAATTGCTCGAAGGCCTGAACGTCGGCTCCATCGACTTCGGTGTCACCGGCGAAACTCCGCCGGTATTCGCTCAAGCGGCGGGTGCCGATCTGCTCTACGTCGCCTACGAACCACCAGCACCCCACAGCGAAGCGATCCTGGTGCCAAAGGACTCGCCGATCAAATCGGTGCAGGACCTCAAGGGCAAGAAAGTCGTCCTGAACAAAGGCTCCAACGTTCACTACCTGTTGGTCCGCGCGCTTGAAGACGCCGGCCTCAAATACACCGACATCCAGACCGTTTTCCTGCCGCCGGCCGATGCCCGCGCCGCGTTCGAACGTGGCAGCGTCGACGCCTGGGTGATCTGGGACCCGTACCAGGCCGCTGCCGAACAACAACTGCAAGCTCGCACCCTGCGCGATGGTCAGGGCATCGTCGACAACCATCAGTTCTACCTGGCAACCAAGCCTTACGCACAGAAAAACCCTGAGGTGATCAAGACCCTCGTGGAAGAAGTGCGCGCGGTCGGCGAATGGTCCAAGGCCAATCCTGAAGACGTGACCAAACAGGTATCGCCACTGCTCGGCCTGCCTGCGGACATCACCCTGACCTCGGTGAAACGCCAGGGCTACGGCGCGGTGTTCCTCACGCCTGAAGTGGTCGCCGCCCAACAGAAAATCGCCGACAGCTTCTACCAGCTCAAGCTGATTCCGAAGCCGCTGAGCATCAAAGACGTGATCTGGACGCCCTCGGCAGCCGTTGCCAAAGCTCCGTAA